Proteins encoded together in one Pithys albifrons albifrons isolate INPA30051 chromosome 29, PitAlb_v1, whole genome shotgun sequence window:
- the STAMBP gene encoding STAM-binding protein: protein MPGRASRPLPPEERVRRLIQAGSAVEVNEDIPPRRYYRSGVEMLRMAAVYAGEGNAEHAFILYNKFITLFIEKLPQHRDYKSAVIPEKRDTVRKLKEVAFPRAEELKEELLKKYAQDYAEYQEQEQQLEEEKSRVALLKQQQVEQEQFHAFEEMIRRQELEKERLRIVQEFGKPEPHPEALDGPLIPGVEKPPTDLIPGVPVSPASPASPSAGTVPPRAPAVDRSLKPSALGSTGSSAGVDALRQVIVPRELCHKFLQLADANTARGVETCGILCGKLMRNEFTITHVLVPKQRGGPDCCTTESEEELFLTQDQHGLVTLGWIHTHPTQTAFLSSVDLHTHCSYQMMLPESIAIVCSPKYQETGFFRLTEHGLEEISSCRQKGFHPHPKDPPLFTTCSHVSVVERDVVLMDLR from the exons ATGCCGGGCCGTGCCAGCCGTCCCCTGCCGCCCGAGGAGCGGGTGCGGCGGCTGATCCAGGCGGGCAGCGCCGTGGAGGTGAACGAGGACATCCCCCCGCGCCGCTACTACCGCTCGGGCGTGGAGATGCTGCGCATGGCGGCGGTGTACGCGGGGGAGGGCAACGCCGAGCACGCCTTCATCCTCTACAACAAGTTCATCAC GCTCTTCATCGAGAAGCTGCCTCAGCACCGCGACTACAAGAGCGCCGTCATCCCTGAGAAGAGGGACACGGTCAGG AAGCTGAAGGAAGTGGCCtttcccagggcagaggagctcaaggaggagctgctgaagaAGTATGCCCAGGACTATGCTGAGtaccaggagcaggag cagcagctggaggaggagaagagccGGGTGGCcctgctgaagcagcagcaggtggagCAGGAGCAGTTCCACGCCTTCGAGGAGATGATCCGGcggcaggagctggagaaggagcgCCTGAGGATAGTGCAGGAGTTTGGGAAGCCAGAGCCACATCCCGAGGCCCTGGATGGACCCCTCATCCCTGGCGTGGAAAAGCCCCCGACTGATCTGATCCCAGGGGTCCCAGTGTCTCCAGCAAGCCCAGCGAGCCCATCAGCAGGGACTGTCCCACCCAGGGCTCCTGCTGTGGACAGATCCCTGAAGCCCAGTGCTTTGGGGAGCACAGGATCCA GTGCAGGAGTGGATGCCCTTCGCCAGGTCATTGtccccagggagctgtgccacAAATTCCTGCAGCTGGCTGATGCCAACACGGCGCGGGGTGTGGAGACCTGTGGGATCCTCTGTGGGAAGCTG ATGAGGAACGAGTTCACCATCACCCACGTGCTCGTGCCCAAGCAGCGCGGCGGCCCCGACTGCTGCACCACTGAGAGTGAGGAGGAGCTGTTCCTCACCCAGGACCAGCACGGGCTGGTCACCCTGGGCTGGATCCAC ACCCATCCCACACAGACAGCCTTCCTGTCCAGCGTGGacctgcacacacactgctcctACCAGATGATGCTGCCAGAGTCCATCGCCATCGTGTGCTCCCCCAAGTACCAGGA GACCGGGTTTTTCCGGCTGACGGAGCACGGCCTGGAGGAGATCTCGTCCTGCCGGCAGAAAGGGTTCCACCCACACCCCAAAGACCCCCCTCTGTTCACG ACCTGCAGTCACGTGTCAGTGGTGGAGAGAGACGTTGTCCTGATGGATCTCCGATAA
- the DUSP11 gene encoding RNA/RNP complex-1-interacting phosphatase produces MAGKGSSRVPERWTEYIPLGRRMPGTRFIAFKVPLKKSFDRNLPPEERFSPRDLLRKIKERKEELGLIIDLTYTRRYYGPEELPATLCYSKILTMGHEIPNKETIFRFKCVVKKFLRDNKDNDKLIGVHCTHGLNRTGYLVCRYLIDVEGMEPNAAIELFNKSRGHPIERTNYIQDLQERAGKKNCGLQSLGSGPLRAKDSAPARPQKQMVEHHPHCSAQTPLAVPRSTGIPKRKPRAPEQGRPLSLAPGNCWEAPAKGLSLPQPRPGPTPGRRRRHRRRKPAPDQPGMS; encoded by the exons ATGGCGGGCAAAGGGTCTTCCCGTGTCCCCGAGCG GTGGACTGAGTACAtccccctgggcaggaggaTGCCAGGAACACGGTTCATCGCCTTCAAGGTGCCCCTGAAGAAg AGTTTTGACAGGAATCTTCCTCCAGAGGAGAGGTTTTCCCCTCGAGACCTGCTCAGGAAGAtcaaggagaggaaggaggagctggggctgatCATCGACCTCACCTACACCAGGCGCTACTACGGGCCAGAG GAGCTCCCAGCCACGCTCTGCTACTCCAAAATCCTGACCATGGGCCACGAAATCCCAAACAAAGAGACCATTTTTCGGTTCAAATGTGTCGTGAAGAAGTTTTTGAGAGACAACAAAGACAATG ATAAACTCATTGGGGTTCACTGCACTCATGGCCTGAACAGAACTGGATACCTGGTGTGCAG GTACCTGATTGATGTGGAGGGCATGGAGCCCAACGCTGCAATAGAGT tgtTCAACAAATCCCGAGGGCATCCCATAGAGAGAACCAACTACATCCAGGATCTCCAGGAGAGAGCTGGGAAAAA GAACTGTGGCCTGCAGAGTTTGGGCTCAGGCCCCCTCAGGGCAAAGGACAGTGCCCCAGCAAGGCCCCAGAAGCAGATGGTGGAGCACCAcccacactgctctgcccaGACCCCCTTGGCAGTGCCCAG GAGCACCGGCATTCCCAAGAGGAAGCCCCGAGCCCCGGAGCAGGGCCGGCCGCTCAGCCTGGCCCCGGGGAACTGCTGGGAGGCACCAGCCAAGGGACTGTCCTTGCCCCAGCCCCGACCCGGCCCCACCCCGGGCAGGAGGCGCCGCCACCGGCGCAGGAAACCCGCGCCAGACCAGCCGGGAATGTCGTGA